The sequence GTAGGGATGCTCCGTGGTCATGGGGCCTCCTGGCCGGATATCCTTATTCCGCACATACTAGCACACTGTAATATAAGGGTTTCCAAAGGGCCATTGGCCCTTCGGCCGCCGGAGGCCTGTTCGCGCCTCCGCTACCCCAGCCAACGCTTGCGTCTGCGGTAGTGTTTGACATCCCGGTAGTCGCGCTTCTGGCCGCCTCGGGAGAGCCCCAGGTAGAACTCCTGAACATCGGGATTGTTCAAAAGCGTCTGGGATTCTCCCTCAAGCACGATGCGTCCGTTTTCCATGATAAAGCCGCTGTGGGCAATGTTCAGGGCCGCCCTTGCGTTCTGCTCCACCAAAAGGATGGTGGCCCCGGATTCTTGGTTTACCCGGGCGATGATCTCGAAAATCTCTTCCACCAAAAGCGGGGCCAGGCCAAGGGACGGCTCGTCCAGCAAAAGGAGCCTCGGTTTGGCCATAAGGGCGCGGCCTATGGCCAGCATCTGCTGCTCGCCGCCGGACATGTAGCCAGCCAGCTGTTTGCGGCGCTCCTTGAGCCGGGGGAAATACCCGTAGACCATCTCCAGGGAATCGGCCTTTTCCGAGCTAGGCCTCGTGTACCCACCGCAGCGAAGGTTGTCCTCCACGGTCATGTCCTGAAAGACCCGCCTCCCCTCCATCACCTGGAAAACCCCGGTCCGGACGATTTTCTCCGGTGATAGCCGGTGGATGGGCGAGCCATCGAAGAGAACCCGCCCATCCGTGATCTTGCCTTCCTCACCGACCAGAAGCCCGGAAATGGCCTTGAGCGTGGTGGATTTACCAGCCCCGTTGGCGCCCAACAGAGCCGTTATCCGCCCGTCAGCGGCCGTGAGCGACAACCCCTTGAGCACAAGGATCACGTCGTTGTACAC is a genomic window of Desulfovibrio sp. containing:
- a CDS encoding ABC transporter ATP-binding protein; its protein translation is MDLLCVENLEVVYNDVILVLKGLSLTAADGRITALLGANGAGKSTTLKAISGLLVGEEGKITDGRVLFDGSPIHRLSPEKIVRTGVFQVMEGRRVFQDMTVEDNLRCGGYTRPSSEKADSLEMVYGYFPRLKERRKQLAGYMSGGEQQMLAIGRALMAKPRLLLLDEPSLGLAPLLVEEIFEIIARVNQESGATILLVEQNARAALNIAHSGFIMENGRIVLEGESQTLLNNPDVQEFYLGLSRGGQKRDYRDVKHYRRRKRWLG